One region of Bubalus kerabau isolate K-KA32 ecotype Philippines breed swamp buffalo chromosome 6, PCC_UOA_SB_1v2, whole genome shotgun sequence genomic DNA includes:
- the LOC129655947 gene encoding olfactory receptor 10J3-like, which translates to MPKPNSTSVAEFLFEGFSSFGWQHRLGFFVVFLTLYLLTLSGNAVILNIIRLDRHLHTPMYFFLSMLSISETCYTVAIIPCMLSGLLSSHQTISLQGCATQLFFYLTFGINNCFLLTAMGYDRYMAICNPLRYTVIMSKEACIQLATGSLGIGLSMAIVQVTSVFGLPFCDAFVISHFFCDVRPLLKLACTDTAVNEIINIFVSICVLVVPMGLVFISYVLIISTILKIASAEGRKKASATCASHLIVVIIHYGCASIIYLKPKSQSSLGQDRLISVTYTVITPLLNPVVYSLRNQDVKDALCRAVGRKPLSS; encoded by the coding sequence ATGCCAAAACCAAACTCCACTTCTGTGGCTGAGTTCCTTTTTGAAGGTTTCTCCAGCTTTGGGTGGCAGCACAGGCTTGGTTTCTTTGTTGTCTTTCTAACTTTGTACCTGCTGACTCTCTCTGGCAATGCcgttattttgaatattattcGCCTGGACCGTCATCTTCATActcccatgtactttttcctaaGCATGCTGTCCATCTCTGAGACCTGCTATACTGTGGCCATCATTCCCTGTATGCTTTCTGGCCTCTTGAGTTCTCATCAGACCATTTCTCTCCAAGGCTGTGCCACTCAGCTCTTTTTCTATCTAACCTTTGGTATCAATAACTGCTTCTTGCTCACAGCCATGGGATATGATCGCTACATGGCCATCTGCAACCCTCTACGGTATACGGTCATCATGAGTAAAGAGGCCTGTATCCAGCTGGCAACTGGGTCCCTGGGAATTGGCCTGAGTATGGCCATTGTCCAGGTAACGTCTGTGTTTGGCCTGCCCTTCTGTGATGCCTTTGTCATCTCTCACTTCTTTTGTGACGTGAGACCCCTGCTGAAGCTGGCCTGCACAGACACCGCTGTCAATGAGATCATCAACATTTTTGTCAGTATTTGTGTCCTTGTTGTACCCATGGGACTGGTATTCATCTCTTATGTCCTCATCATCTCCACCATCCTCAAGATTGCTTCAGCTGAGGGTCGGAAGAAGGCCTCTGCCACCTGCGCCTCCCACCTCATCGTGGTCATCATCCACTATGGCTGTGCCTCTATCATTTACTTGAAGCCTAAGTCCCAGAGTTCCTTGGGGCAGGACAGACTCATCTCAGTGACCTACACAGTGATCACCCCTCTGCTAAACCCTGTCGTGTACAGTCTGAGGAACCAGGATGTCAAAGATGCTTTGTGCAGAGCCGTGGGGCGAAAACCCCTCTCCTCTTAG